CATCAAATCCTGGTCATTCTCATAAACATGGCTTACTTTTCCCAAACAAGCAATGCCGAACCTTGGATCTGAAGTTGCAAAATAGAAGTTCAATTCCTCAAATCCATGCTAGATAAAAGATAGTATCTCAGAAACTATAATTCAACTCATCACATTTAGTCTATGACATCAGAAACCAAAGGCGACTAAAAATACTCACATATTCCACTAATaacaattatattttttatttttttttgaagcaacagCCTTCAACAAGGCTAATGATCCCCCTCAACACTTGGCAGAAGCCAAATTGGAGGAACAGACCAGTACATAGAGGAATTGTTTGTGTTAGCCCAGAGTGCAAGCTCATGAGCAACAGAGTTACAAGTCCTAAGGTAGGAAAGTGAACATATATCCGACTAATAAGAATCATATTCCATGATAATCATCGGTCAATCATTCACTTATAGTAAGGTTTGTCCAGAGTAAACTTATTCAGACAGTATTCTAAGAACATATAGGCAAATAAGCATGGAGTAACTCACCAACACCCATATCATTAAGTATTTCTTCTTGGCTGGCTGTGGTAATATCAACTGCTTCCTGCATAGATACCAGCAGTATAGACATTTCAATAAGTACACTAAAATGCAGTCACTCAGTAAACATGTAAGAAACACAAGAAAACCACCGCCGCAGATTTGATATACAAATACAACGCATTCCAGCAGAACTGTGAAACCACCACCAGGGATGTATTTCTAATTTAAGTAATAATCCTACTACCACTACATATCACAAAAAGGAACAAAGATGAAACCTGTTTATCTTTCACAGCGTCTGAAATCCTTTTCTTCACATCTACAACAACAAAACCTAACCAAATTTACTTGAGAAATGAAAAAAACTCCACCAATATGAAGGGGTAAAATTGAGAAAACATAAATTACCAGGCTGGGATGTGAGATAAGAGAAACGACTGAACAAATAAATCAGCTGTTCTTTGCTTAACATTCCTCCATTCTGAACAACTTCACTTGTTCTTCCAGAATTCATCATCGTCATTGGTATGCGCACAATAGTCTCGCCGGCGTTGTATAaccaagcaacaaggaattaggtTCACAGACTCACAGTTTCTAATGTGCGCCTATGTTCAATGTACCACAAACTTTAAATCTTATCGCCGTTTACATAAAGGAGTGTTTGCTTTGAGTCTGATTCAGAAGCCAGATACGAGAAGATGCAATTTGAGTCATGAGAGTCAGACGAaagataattaataataataagataATTACAAACTTAATTTTATTTAAAACACACTGAACCCGCAAACAGAAAGCAAAAACTAAAAGTAGAAAAACAAAAGCAACCATATGATCTAGTACTACCGACATTACCTAAACATAAACCAACCCTAACCACGTCTAACCCTTAAATAAAAACAAGATGAATTCCTCGCCTTACGATATTAATACAATTAAAAATCTTCATCTAACTTAAATACATGAGTATCACCACCGTTGATATTCAAACTGGACATAACAGATGCCTTCTGATACTCTCCAACACGCTTCTCGAAGAAATTGGTCTTCCCTTGTAAAGAGATGAGTTCCATCCAATCGAACGGATTAGAAACGTTATATAGTTTGCTATATCCAAGGGCTTGGAGCAAGCGATCAGCAACAAATTCGATGTACTGACTCATCAAATCACCGTTCATTCCAACTAAAGCACAAGGCAAAGCATCACAAACGAACTCTCTTTCAATCACAACCGCATCTGCAATAATTCCTTTGACTTTCTCTGCACTTAACTTTTGTTTCAATAGCCCGTACAGCATACAAGCAAAATCACAGTGTAAACCTTCATCTCGCGAGATTAACTCATTCGAGAAAGTTAAACCAGGCATTAAACCACGTTTCTTTAACCAAAATATCGCACAGAAACTACCTGAAAAGAAGATTCCTTCGACACAAGCAAAGGCTATGATTCGTTCTGCGAAAGTCTCTGAACCGTCGATCCATTTTAATGCCCAATCCGCCTTTCGCTTCACACAAGGAACGGTCTCAATTGCACGAAACAATCGATTCTTCTCGTTCGAATCTTTGATGTAAGATTCTAATAACAGACTGTACATCTCGGAATGAATGTTCTCGATGGCGATCTGAAAACCGTAAAAGGCTCGGGCTTCAGAGATTTGGACTTCTTTCATGAAACGGCCCGCCAGATTTTCAAGCACGATTCCATCTGAAGCAGCGAAGAAAGCAAGAACATGAGTAATGAAGTGACGCTCGTCTGGGGTTAAGGCTTCCCATTGACGCTGATCTTGTGATagatctacttcttctgctgtcCAGAATGATGCTTCTGCTTTTTTATACATCTCCCAGATTTGTGGATATTGAATTGGAAACATACAGAATCTGTCTGGGTTTGGGGTTAGGATTGGCTCTTCTATCATTGCAGgcattttgaagaagaaattagggAGGGGATTTCTGAAAGAAAAATTTTGGGATTGAAGAAGCTAGGGTTTTTTTTCAAGGGAGGCGATGGGTTTGAAGATGATTTTGGGGATTAGGTTCTAGCGAGAGCATTTATAAGGGagaggagtggttgagattgAATTTCAGGAGGCGGGGGatttaaaaaaattgaaatgaaaaagCTTGCGGGGGAATGAACAGGGTGTTTTGGTAAATTAGTCTGACAACTGTCCCTTTTTCTAGGTTTTGTATATTGAATAACCAAACTACCCATAAGATTCTTACTTGATTAGAATGATATTAGTTAGGATGAGAACATTTTGGTCATTTCAGATGatttggttgattttgaaatctaAGTTTCGAATATTTGAGCCCACTGTTAAGGAAAAATTTAAAGCGGGGATATTTCGATTGGCGCGAAAATcgaaatgttttttaattaaatttACAAGGAAACACTTCACGCGCCTAAAGAGTTGCATGTCATCCTTAGATCTGAACCGTTTATGGGATAGGGATGATGGGATTGTAATGAACACCACTTTGGCGTGTGCTGTCACGTGATTCTGGAAATCTGGAGGGTCGTAATCAGTCAAACTAGACCGTTGATTGATTCTGAGGAAAACAAAAGCTAATAATATCTAGATCTATGAGATAAGGTTGAATGGTAAGAAACGTCCAAATGAAGGTTGACACCAAACGGGTGTACGTGTAGGGTGTGAGGTACACACGAAGTTCATGCGTCTACATGTTAAGGTGGTTCCAAAGTGGAATATGTGGGGAATTGGCAACCATATTGCTATGCAGGCTTGCGGCAAAAAGAGCTGGGTCCTATACATTTGCacgaataaaaatataaaaataaataaataaataggagAAAACGTCGATACAGTATAATTAAATCAGTACACGAGTTATAACCTCAAATGTATCACTATCCAtagacaaaaactccaacaaaacaaatgttCACAAcaaccccatttaacataaaccGTCTATATTCTCCTTCGAATTTAAATTatcccaacaaaaataaaaatcaacttcacttttaatttttattgttatttttttttgactcaaaaaGGGCTAAATAGattaaaaaatcaattccatatcAAGAAGGTAGAGAACTGATGAAACAAATACAGAAATAGCTCAATTATAGTAGAGCTTACAAAaccaaaataagaagaaaacaaaaccGAAACGGTTACCGTTAGAGATTATGACATTATTGCTTCCCAATTGTACAAAACATCATTCAAGTGTAtaccttggaagattttggtgcCACTACACCGGTTATAGATAAACATTTTGACCACCTGAATGATTTCATCCAAAGTTTTATACTTCCCACTGAAATGTCTTTCATTCCTCTCGACCCATACAACCCACCATATTGCAAACTGAATGGCATCCCATACGTTTTTTCTGGTACTAGAGTTAGAGTTTGAAATTTTCCTCCTCTTCCATTCCCAAATCGTATCCCGGAAAGATTCTTGGAAAACCCATTATAAATCATAACTATGCAGAAAAAAAAGTCATATGGCTCCAGTGGTTTCACAATATAAGAACATATGGTGATTCGACTCCGGAGATTTCTTACTAAGTAAACAACCATTAACCATAATCGAATTCCTGTAAGTATCCAACGTTAGGGCAGCATAGTAACATAAATTCCAAACAAAAAAGATTACCTTTTGTGGAATTTTTGGGTTCCATAAGCATTTGTGTGGAACTAGCAGCAAACCATCAGTCTCCAACGCCCTATAACATTCAGTAACCGAAAAAACATGTGTACCTTGCTACCAAATACGCTGATCTCCACCAACATTTCCAAAGTTAAAGGAAGAAATCAGATTGAGTAGATGTGCCACCTTTGCAATTTCGTCTTATTTCAAATTTCTGCAAAATGCCATATTCCAATTTCTATCCCCGCAGTTGACAACCATCATATCATCAATTGTAGCATCTTGCATCCTACTAATTCTATACAAATTTGGAAATAACGACTTAATGTTTGTCCATTCAACCAATTATCTTCCCAAAAAAGAACTCTATCTCCAGAATTCACCTTCAAAGTTGTATTTTGTCTCacatcttcacaagtcttaagtATGCCATCCCATAAACTTTTACCCACTGGTTTATTTATTGAGTTAGGAAAGAAAGCTCTAACATTACCGCCAAATTTGTGATTTACCACTTTCCTCCACGAAGCATGTTCTTCATTTCcatatctccaaatccacttGGCATACAAGGCCTTATTCATGAGTCGCAATTTCTTTATTCCCACTCCCCTTCCTTCTTTCGACAATTTTAATTTCTTCCAACCTACCCATCCTCTTTTAGGTTTCTGATTCAAAGTACCCCATAGGAACTGACGCATAATTCTTTCCATTTGCTTTTCTACCGACGCCGGAATCTGAAATAATGATAGATAGTAGATGGGCAAACTACAAAGTACATTCTGAATTAGCATTAGTCTGCCCCCTTTCGAAAGATATTTCCTTTGTCATACACACAATTTCTTTTAAAATTTCTGTAGTATCACATCACATACTCCAACGGACTTAGACTTACTTCCCAAAGGAATCCCAAGATACTTCATTGGAAACGAAGCAATGGGACAATCAAAAGAGTCCGCACTTTCAACCACATTTTTTGCATCACCCACTGCTACCAAAGCACTCTTACTGTAATTAACTTTGAGTCCGGAAATCAGCTCAAAAGCTAACAGAACATGCTTTAAATTTTTGACGTGCTCTACATCATCATCAAGAAAGACTATAAGATCATCCACAAATTGCAGATGATTAATTTCAGGTGCATCAGGTGTCGGTCGAAATCCAGCCAATAGGTTCAAAGATGAAGCTTTTTTGATCAGCGGAGACAAGACTTCTACTACCATAATGAACAGAAATGGAGACATTGGGTCTCCTTGTTTGACCCCCTTTGTACTTCTGAATAAACCAGAAGTTGTCCCATTTTTGGCCATTGAAAACCTTGTGCTCGATAAACACCATTTAATCCAGCTCCGCCATCTAATTCCAAATCCAAATCTAGTCATTGTATAATCCAGACAACCCCAATTAACATTATCAAAAGCTTTTTCTAAGTCCACCTTTATCACCAATACCGACTTGCCTTCTCTTTCTCTGGAGTCTATTAGCTCAGAAGCTATTAAAATTTCATCTGTTATTTGCCTGCTATCCACGAAAGCTCCATGAAATTCTGAAATAATAGAGGGTAGCACTTGTTTCAACCTATATTCCAAAAGCTTCGAGATGATTTTATATATACCACCAATCAAACTAATAGGCCTGAAGTTATTCATATGAATCGCCCATTCACATTTAGGAATGAGAATAATGTTCGTACAATTTAATCTCCAATTTATATTGCTCGTACTCTCAAATTTCTTGATTACTGCCATCATTTCAGGTTTTATGATATCCCACACCGTTCCAAAAAATTCCATTGTGTAACCATCCGGACCCGGCGCCTTATTCTTGCCAAAACAAAGAATTACATTCTTCACTTCCTCCTCCTCAAAAGGTTTCTCCATCAATATGCTCTGTTGAACACTAATGCTGGGCAAAACAAGACTATCAAAAGTCGGCCTAACATTGACTGTCTCAGTAAACACCTTCATATAATATTGTTTTGCCTCCTCATTTATAATGTCCTTGTCATGACTCATTACGCCATCAACCATTAGtgaattgattgtgttgtttctctgATTATAAGATGCATTttaatgaaatttttttgaattCCTTTCCCCATTTGCAAGCCATTGCCCTTTGGCCCTAAAAAACCACTTTATTGTAAGGTTTAAAGAAgcattcttatgattaacttttgTCTGCTCCCTAGCTGCAACATCTTCATCATTCAAATTATTTATTTCCTCAAGAGAGTCATACACCTCAATCTATAGTTCTAACTTATCAACTTCTGTTTGTAATGAGCCATATGTTTCCCTTCCCCacttttttataaaaaattccaGACCCTGCAATTTCTTAGCCAGAACATAACTAGGCCTACCATAGAAGTTTAAGTTTGTCCACCATATTCACATTTGGTATAAAAAAGTATGATTAGATAAATAATAGTTTTCGAATCTAAAAGGAGACTTACGCGACAATCCTGCATTGGAATTCAGAAGAATTGGTGCGTGATCTGAGATAGGCCTTCTCAACTTGAACTGCACAACTAAAATACAATTTGCTTCCCAATCATGAGTGAAAAGAAATCTGTCAAGCCTCACAAGTGTTGGTGTGTTCTGACAATTTGTCCAAGTATAGCTACCCGACATGGGGATGTCTATCAAACTATTATTATTTACGAACTTCCTGAAGTTTTTCCTGTTACGATTACAACCCCCACTTTTGTTCCTTTCTGAATTATACAAAACTGCATTCCAATCACCACATAACAACCATGGCCCAGTCATTAACAATCTCACATCGTCAACCTCCTGCCAAAACTGATTATAATCCGCTGGGTCAGTTGCACCATAGACCGAAGTAAAAATCCAGATGAAATTATCAGTTGTATTGAGGAATTTTAATGAAATTGAGAAGGCACCCAACAAACTGTCTTCCATTACCACTACCGAGGGATTCCACATTACCAAAATCCCCCCTGATCTTCCCTCTGATGGCAAAAAAATAAACTCGCAACCATTGTTACCCCAAATAGCTCTTACCAAATAATCATCAATGAATTCCTTTTTAGTCTCTTGAATCGACACAATTGAAGCATTACTTCTTCTTATAGCATTTCGAATTGCAGCTAATTTAAGGTTATCTCCTAAACCCCTAATATTCCATGATAAGATTTTATGATCCAATAGACTCACCAGGAACCCTAGCAACTGAAATAGAGGTATTTGATTTATGGGAACCAATTGTTGCAAAATTATCTGAGATATCTTTCATATTGGAAACACCCCTTTCTTCCTCTGCAATCCAATTCTCATCTTCAATATCtgcatcaaacttgctgaaaccATCATACTGGTTCTCAGTCGCATAAGCTGTTGAAGATGAATTTTTGTGATTTATCAGTAAATCCTTACAAATCTCCCTTGAAATTTCAGTATCACAATCGATACCAAGTCTTTTGTTTAGGGTGATATGGAAATTTACTAAGTTATTGATATCATCATCGTGAGTGCTCAAAGCTTGAATAGATTGAAAACGTGATGAGCATCTAGGTGATATCTCTAAAGACCGTTCCAAACTTTTAGTTGCCTTTGTCGACGTAGATGATGATATAATCTGATTTATTTTTGAACTCGAGGATTGATCTAACGACCCTGATAAAAATGGAGTTTGACTCGGCCTAGAAACCAACTCGGGATCAACATCCCCACCCAAAGTTGTTTCTCTCCTCTGACCAAATAAGTCCACAGTTTCTACAAAAGTCGAAGATACATTTGACGTACCAGCTTCATTAAGATCATGGCCAAGCCTGGATAGAGCTCTCTTACACGGCCTTAAAACCGACGGGCCTCTAAGCACCTTCTCGCCATATAACGATCCTTATTAACTGAGTCGTTTGAGTCATGGGTGGACTGAGGAATCAAAATCGGATCAAAAACCTCATCCGAAGCTATTCCTACCCGCTGGTCCCTATAATGACTCAAACTCGAGTTTGATTTGCCCCTACAGGCAATATGAGCGGATGGACTCATCGATTCGGAAGTTGACTCTGAGTTATAAAGAGGATTTTCAACCCAAAAAGAGTTTGCGCCAACTCCCGTACGATTCGATTCatttaaaatttgaaattttgagAACGACTGTAATCCCGGCGTCGAGACTTTCTCAGCACCAGAATTATCCAAATTTTTCGAAATTTCAAGCTCATCCCGGAAGTCCTGTGCATTATCTAAGGCATTGTAAGCTGGAGGAACAACTACCACTGACCACAACTTTGGTTTGGCTGTAGACTGTAAGTGTTGGAGtatggatcataccgtctttgttgatttggaaagaccgcactagcttgctccatagttaacaaagacggtatgatccatactccaacatttacaatccgggatggagagatcaccccaactttagctatgcaaacaagcaaggcgcggttcaacaacctactttcaaccgttcaggtggatttcaaccacaacaacaacaattccagccgcaacatcaacaatttcagcaaccacaacaatcaatgcaaaatcaaggttctgaTATctatgcaaagcttcaaacaatgatgcaaggcatttctaccatgtttaaagaaagtcaacaagaaactaagagtgctatcaaggagttgcagacacaaatgggctccatggcgattgatataaacaagttgaaggcacaaaatagtgggaaactcccttcttaacctatcaacccaaaagaaggtgtcaatgctattacgttgagaagtggtacaaaccttgtgcaacccgaagttactgattcgggcaaggtggaaacaccaaaagAACCTGTTTTAgaggagaagagtgatgattctccccaaa
This genomic stretch from Papaver somniferum cultivar HN1 chromosome 5, ASM357369v1, whole genome shotgun sequence harbors:
- the LOC113281534 gene encoding uncharacterized protein LOC113281534 isoform X1, which produces MTMMNSGRTSEVVQNGGMLSKEQLIYLFSRFSYLTSQPGFVVVDVKKRISDAVKDKQEAVDITTASQEEILNDMGVDPRFGIACLGKVSHVYENDQDLMIKFYGFVAKEEIVCDEAELEPDELAEKMHFQHKLQEQQLQMLKHMRKFHPDDQSEILEKLRKQMENAKFDNNAAVLTSSQIQEIIRKKSSLPFTNAR
- the LOC113281533 gene encoding ribonucleoside-diphosphate reductase small chain-like, giving the protein MPAMIEEPILTPNPDRFCMFPIQYPQIWEMYKKAEASFWTAEEVDLSQDQRQWEALTPDERHFITHVLAFFAASDGIVLENLAGRFMKEVQISEARAFYGFQIAIENIHSEMYSLLLESYIKDSNEKNRLFRAIETVPCVKRKADWALKWIDGSETFAERIIAFACVEGIFFSGSFCAIFWLKKRGLMPGLTFSNELISRDEGLHCDFACMLYGLLKQKLSAEKVKGIIADAVVIEREFVCDALPCALVGMNGDLMSQYIEFVADRLLQALGYSKLYNVSNPFDWMELISLQGKTNFFEKRVGEYQKASVMSSLNINGGDTHVFKLDEDF